The following DNA comes from Alnus glutinosa chromosome 6, dhAlnGlut1.1, whole genome shotgun sequence.
aaaacacaaacaacctCCACCGGAACTATCTCCAAGAGGACCAAAACACCAAAGCCCTAAAGGCTTTGAGAAAAGCTAACCTCTCCTGGATCTAACAAAGGGGAACAAAAAAACTACCCTTATTCTGCACCCGGAGGAGGGAGGCATGAAGCCTCTTCTCCTCCCTCCCCCCAAGCAAGCAACTAACTTTGAaaacctttctctctctctctcgaaaaaTCTCAGAGCATCTCTCTCTAAAAAGGAGGTTCTAGTTATATATGTTGGTCTTATACATCTAACTACAAACTACACTAACAGCTCGTTGCTGTGTGGCTCTCACGTGCACGGTGGATACTTCTCCCCTACACGTGGCTCCATCATTCGACCTCTTCATCGCCTTCCTCTGTGCGTTGctgctggtttttttttttttttgttccgtTCTTATTGTATTATATTGTTTACTATTTGGGTTTTAGTTTTTCAGTACCTTTGTAGTTTGAGGATACTTTTTCTATCAGATGTTGCAATTGCCTTAAGTAAGGGTTTGGGTAGGGTTAAGGCTATTGAgagaattaaaaattacaagaacCGAAGAGACAAGAATTACAAGCACTCAAGATACAAGagttataagatgataaattgTATACAAAACACTATTTATGAAGAAATAGTCTAAACGTTATAAGTCTCTTCTACTTCcacattaacaataataaatttaatttatcatcttgtaactatTGTCTCTTAAATGCTTGCAACTTTGTTCTCTTGAACTCTTATAACGCTTGTATGAATAAAGGGACTTTTTATGGTTCGTGTCTGATACAGGCATCCAACCTCTTTTAGTGCTTATTTTGTTGCTGAGCTCCTTATGAAGGTTTGAGAAGGATTGATAGACCTTTCAAAGTTTGTGCCCCTTTTGAAATCATTTGCTTTGCCTCTGTAAGCAGCCTTTTGTGGCTGCTCTGATTTTCTTAATGAGCTGGATAATTTATTTGAGCCATTCCGACTTGTTCTTAGATTTTTGTTTGAGTTGTCTACCAATTTCGTATTTTTCTTCCCTTGTAACTTTCCCTTTTCCCATCTCTCatattgaataataataaaaaaataaaaaggttcaCTACCGAAGCAGTGCTTTAAGAGGGGAAATTTtttgtatctatatatatatatatatatagagtgcCACGtcactttaaaattttaaataacaacaatatatatatatatatatatatatatatatatgatcactTTTTGTGACAGTAGctaaatttgttattattatggGCTCTTCaagcaaaaatattaaattatagtAAGGTATTTTTCAAACTGTTACTAAAGACCTTATGTtattcttaataataataataataataataaatgagagGACGTTTGGAAAGTGACCAAACAAGATGAACTGTGATGTACACACAAAGAATTGTTTTACACATATATTGTATTGTATTAGGCAAGCCTACTAATTAATCAGGAATGGAGCCACCGTGCTTACGTAGATCTCGAAGCatcctcgttttttttttcctttcattttttgtccCCTTCTTATCCGAGCAGGCCTCGTCCTCTTTCTCAATTTGCATGAAAGGGTCTCGATGCCCCCTCAAAAGAATTGCAAATGGCTTTCAAGGACCTCCACTAAACCTTTCCCATTTTCTAGAAGAAATGGACCTCCTCTAACCTTTCCCTGTTTatctagaagaaaagaaaaaaataaaggacactcttttgagaaaaaaagaacacgGACTGTCGGACAGAGACAAAGGAATGGATGCAAATGGCTTATCCCAAATAGTGCTTTGACAGGACTCAGGAGCCAATGACAATGTCCTGTCGATGACTTTTGCCAAACAATGTTTTTTATGCGTACCCTACATAGGGGTGGAGTCAAGACTGATGTTTATCTTGTGGGGGCTGCGAAATAATGCTCCAAGTCAATATATTTCTAGAACGggcaaaatattcaaaatattcaatatatatgtattctttttatataaaagTTATCAATTAATTGGCTTTATTCGCAAATATTCAAACCCAACTTATTAACATGTAATTTTAGGGTTTGAGATCTTATGTTATTAGGCtgttcaaaaattataaaatttcaaacaatTTAAGAGATGAGTGTTACGTGACTCACCTGtttcaaacaaacaaattaaacaccTTAAGTTGTatatgttataatattaattaaataattaaataaataatttttttagaataaatgatgatttaactatttaaaaaaaaagaactttgcAATTCCTTTTTAAAATGCCAAATTTTTTGTGTTATACAAGCATGCTAATATCAAGATCTTTGATCGTTTACGATATATTCGTATTCCCATTCCTATTCATAAATTCTAAGTGACATTTATATGTCATCTATACCCCAATTAATAAGACCATACTTTAGTGACCATCAAATTGGCATACAGTTGTAAATTCAATAATTAGACGCATTGGCATAGGAATTGTAGTTAGAGATTACGagggacaaataattgtagctCGTAACCTAATCAAAATTGGGAATTTAGAATCAGTGGCAATAGAAGCTTTGACAGCTTTCTATGCACCTGAATTTAGTAGGGACCTAAGGCTTCAACATATTGTTAGGGAAGGGAATGAACTTTAAATTGTGAATGTTGTAAGGTTCACATGATGAATTTGAAGTTGATTTGGACAATTAGTAGAGAAAATAGGTGATGCGCTAACTTCGAGgcacaattaataaattaaatatatcaaTAAAGACGCTAATTCGGCGATGCATATCTTAACCAGAGAAATCGTTAAACATATTATAAATGAGACATGGAAGGACAACATTCTTCCTTATATTTCAAACATTATTGTTTTAGAgcaacatgttttttttaaaaaaacgattATGAATGAaagtataattattattattattattttattttattttatttttaaaaaataaaggtcatACTTTAgcgtaaaagaaaaagaaaaagaaaagattgtacAACTTGTACGCGGAAAGATTCTGGAACACCGACGTTTCGCTGAGTCAGCCTAGGCCAAGATCCAATCGCCCAACGGATAAGCTTATGGTTTGTTAACCCACCCATACTAACCGTGGTCAAGCCAGATCTCCACTCCCTATAAAATAGCAACTCATCCTTATCCTTCCACTTCGAAACATCCACAATCCACAGCACAACAACAAAAAGAGTGACAATGATTTCTACATCCTCATCTTTGAGCTACTCAGCCCATTTCGTTGGCCCGAAGTTCATCAACATCAGCGGCCATCGCTCGTCCCCAAACTCCGTCAAGTTCCGTGCGCCTCCTATCTCCGCCGCATGTGCATCGACGGCCGAGAGGACCGGGTCCCACACTACATCAACGGCCTCGCTTTATGAGGTTCTTGGGATTCAAATGGGTGCCACGTGTCAGGAGATCAAGACCGCCTACAGAAGGCTGGCGAGAGTGGTGCACCCTGACGTGGTATCTAACGGTCAAAGGGGTCAGACTTCAGGGTGCGAGTTCATGAAGGTTCATGAAGCGTACTCCACGCTCTCAGATCCGGAGAGACGCGCCGACTACGATCGCGTGCTTTACAGTAGGCGGCGGATGATGAGTTATTCCGTGGCAATGTCGACGCGTACGAGTACGATGGGTTCAGGATTTGCTGGACATACACGGCGGAAATGGGAGACGGATCAATGCTGGTAGCCAGAAAATTAAGCAGGAAGACTCATTAGGACATATTACTCATCAAATTACAGATCGACTTTGATCTTAATTAGAAGTTAAAGCATTGAGGGTATTTTAGGTAGCTTGTACCGTTAAGTCTGTTACCCAGCGGTAATATTTTGTACAAATGTAAACAGGCGCCTTTTTAACAGCCTgaaattgaatgaaaaatttgcattttcctttttattcgCACTTTCTTTTCTGCTGAAAGTTCCCGATtcttaagtaaataaaatataaaatgaacgAGGATCCCTCTAATTGGCGTGTTCGAATTGCACCGAATCTATCTTATGGTAGATTCGATGTAAACCAAAATGGCCTAGAAATAACACATTCCTCTCCGAAAATTGCAACGGTCACCTGTCCTCACTCAGCAGGGCTGCAAACCTCATTTGTCTTGGATTTGGGATTCTATTAGACACCACGAATTTTTGTGCCCGAATTCCAAAACcaaattggattggatttttctgttaatttttgtttttttttttttaaaaaaaaaattattattattaaattttccaaattttgtaaagaaaaatttatttagtattctttaatatatatatatatttcctattCTCATCTTTTGACAAataactattaaatttgtaagattGACGTAATTAAAGGTATGAGCAATTTAAGAGAGGTCTTATGGGTCCATCCATCTTAAGGATCATAAGATGTGACTTGTgaggttatttattttttattttttttgacatgttcacatAGCATTATGACTTGTGAGACtataactcttttttttaagCTTCCTTTTCATCTATCTCTTTCGCTTGTTCATATGGATAGTTCCACGAGCCTTTTAATGCACCAATTGCAATCCAATTGTAAGgaatataaaatatacaaaagttGTATGAAGTTATTTAgcttgagtaatgttatttaatagattaTTAATTGTTATACAACTAGATGATTAGATTATGTGataggaaaaattaattattataaaaaaaaacaaataaaaaaattaatgactaatttttttatcatgATAGTCTAATAagaaatagcattactcatctaACTATATATTCAAAAATGGGTTGGGCCTGAGTAAAAAATATGCTTGTTTTCGTGTTTCCTTTATGTGAAGACACTAGGTATTCAAGTTCAACGAAGGCCCTAGTCTGGCGATGTGTTATATCAACTCTCTCTATCGTCGTACAAGCATTTGCAGACATATGTGAGGGTGATACAGAGTGCTTGGAGTCTTGGACAATGTTGCTTCCGACAGTCTTGAAATGATCTCACATAAAATGGATCCGATCCGATCGGACCAGAACCCTGTAGAAACTCAACTTATTGGATATCTAAACTTCTTGTGGGTTATTGGACTTCATCTCCTACTGATATTCTAGCCCTAGTCAACTGGGCCGTCTAACCTCCTGTATGCAACTGGGCCTCACCTCGGCTCGTTATTTGAACACTCTGCTGATCAAGTGGTAATCACCGGACGGCGCGTCGCACGAGAGGATAGAGCGAACACACGAAGCAAATGGCCAATCTGGTACGGCGTCTAAAGCAATGGCCGACGTTGCATCACCAGGGCTGCGCCTGCACGACACCACATCATTTTCTCTCCTCACTCTTCCTACCACACACAAAAACCGTGTTTCCTCATCTCTCGCTAACCGCAGTGCCTTGGGCTCATCGTAACGTCCATCACCGAACACGCGGCCTCAGACAGCCCAATTCGCCAATACCGTCTGATCTTGTACAACGCGGTGGCGGCGACTCGGATCTCGATGGACGGAAGAGCCGAAACGAGCTTAAACGCGAGGCTCGGCGCGCCGTCCGTTGGGGCATGGAGCTCGCCTCCTTCTCTACCCCTCAAATCAAACGTATCCTCAGGTGCCCCCGCCAAAGCGtccttattacaaaattagccCTCTATACGCTTTTCATACTACGAATTGTTATATCAAAATTTTGCTTTAATTGCAGATTGGCCTTGCTTGAGCAAGAGGTGTTGGAAGCTATAATGCTAGTGAAGGTGCTTCCGTAGTTGTATAATTTTTGTGGTTAGTTTGTTAATATTCTTTCTTGTTGTGGTGAACTTTTGGTATTGTGGTTTATTGTTGAAGATAAGGTGTTTGTTTTTTGGTCTGGCAGAAATTAGGGCCTGATGTGCGAGAAGGAAAGCGAAGGCAGTTCAATTATATTGGTATGCAAATCTATTCCTTATAATACTGGCTCATGTGTTGGTAGGGTTTGGCTGATTAGCTACTTGCACTATTTTCCTTAG
Coding sequences within:
- the LOC133870747 gene encoding chaperone protein dnaJ 11, chloroplastic-like gives rise to the protein MISTSSSLSYSAHFVGPKFINISGHRSSPNSVKFRAPPISAACASTAERTGSHTTSTASLYEVLGIQMGATCQEIKTAYRRLARVVHPDVVSNGQRGQTSGCEFMKVHEAYSTLSDPERRADYDRVLYSRRRMMSYSVAMSTRTSTMGSGFAGHTRRKWETDQCW
- the LOC133870817 gene encoding uncharacterized protein LOC133870817, with translation MANLVRRLKQWPTLHHQGCACTTPHHFLSSLFLPHTKTVFPHLSLTAVPWAHRNVHHRTRGLRQPNSPIPSDLVQRGGGDSDLDGRKSRNELKREARRAVRWGMELASFSTPQIKRILRLALLEQEVLEAIMLVKKLGPDVREGKRRQFNYIGKLLREVQPELMDELIKATKDGDQSRLQALSGSMVIGEDGEEAEETEYEEEEEEEVSDEYMDITTRWFEGLINKDIEITNEVYSVRSVEFDRQELRKLVRRVHSIQERQVTTEENEREVDAAAIMAARKSLTRFLLSLVKRMGSD